The following are from one region of the Candidatus Paceibacter sp. genome:
- a CDS encoding UDP-N-acetylmuramate--L-alanine ligase, which translates to MKNIDLAKIKRAHFVGIGGIGVSAIARMMIGEGKIVSGSDSTDSLITKELKKLGAEVFIGHNAGNVSGSIDLLVYTPAVTEENPELKKAKELNIPTFSYPEILGLISQNKYTIAISGAHGKTTTTAMIGKILTDAKKDPTIIVGSLMNGSHSNFSAGKSDYFVVEACEYKKSFLNLSPRIIVITNIDNDHLDYYGSLENIKKAFAEFVSKLPEDGFLVCDPNDENLKEVIKSAKAGIIDYTKISSDFNLKIPGEHNIKNAKAAVVVAKILGIEEEMARESLNDFSGTWRRFEYKGKTKNGIVVYDDYGHHPTEIKATLKGARKFFGGEKPLGNARGKIWCVFQPHLYSRTKLLLEDFGKSFGDAGEVILADIYAAREPKDESINSKMLADEIIKNGGKATYLGSSEKIENFLLENAKKNDVVLTIGAGDIYKIGENLLK; encoded by the coding sequence ATGAAAAATATTGATTTGGCTAAAATAAAACGGGCGCATTTTGTGGGCATTGGCGGAATCGGCGTGTCGGCGATTGCGAGGATGATGATTGGAGAAGGTAAAATCGTCAGCGGGTCGGATTCTACCGATTCTCTTATTACAAAAGAGTTGAAAAAGCTTGGGGCGGAGGTTTTTATCGGCCATAACGCCGGTAATGTTTCTGGTAGTATTGATTTGCTTGTTTACACTCCGGCGGTGACAGAAGAAAATCCGGAACTGAAAAAGGCGAAAGAATTAAATATTCCGACGTTTTCTTATCCGGAAATTTTGGGGCTGATTTCTCAAAACAAATATACCATCGCCATCTCCGGCGCGCACGGAAAAACCACCACCACGGCGATGATCGGGAAAATTTTAACAGACGCGAAGAAAGACCCGACCATTATCGTCGGCAGTCTGATGAACGGCAGCCACTCCAATTTTAGCGCTGGAAAAAGTGATTACTTTGTAGTAGAAGCCTGCGAATACAAAAAATCTTTTTTGAATCTAAGCCCTAGAATAATTGTCATCACCAACATAGACAATGACCACCTGGATTATTACGGCAGTCTGGAAAATATCAAAAAAGCGTTCGCGGAGTTTGTTTCAAAATTGCCGGAAGACGGCTTTCTGGTTTGCGACCCGAACGATGAAAATTTAAAAGAAGTTATTAAGTCCGCGAAAGCTGGAATTATTGATTATACGAAAATATCTTCGGACTTTAATTTAAAAATTCCCGGCGAGCATAATATAAAAAACGCCAAAGCGGCGGTGGTAGTGGCGAAAATCTTGGGCATTGAGGAAGAAATGGCTCGAGAGTCATTAAACGATTTTTCCGGCACCTGGCGCAGGTTTGAGTATAAAGGAAAAACGAAAAACGGCATTGTTGTTTACGATGATTACGGCCACCATCCCACGGAGATAAAAGCGACGCTCAAAGGGGCGAGGAAATTTTTTGGCGGGGAAAAACCCCTCGGCAATGCTCGGGGCAAGATTTGGTGCGTTTTTCAGCCCCATCTTTACAGCCGCACCAAACTTTTATTGGAAGATTTTGGCAAAAGTTTTGGCGACGCCGGCGAAGTTATCCTGGCCGACATTTACGCCGCCCGGGAGCCCAAAGACGAAAGCATAAATTCAAAAATGCTGGCGGATGAGATTATAAAAAACGGCGGCAAAGCAACTTATCTTGGTTCGTCTGAAAAAATAGAAAACTTTTTACTGGAAAACGCGAAAAAAAACGATGTCGTTTTGACCATCGGCGCGGGGGATATTTATAAAATCGGCGAAAATTTGCTTAAATAA
- a CDS encoding laccase domain-containing protein produces the protein MTLTFAPATPFKINSEKVSIYLFGKPHNFSPRDNAGIVTETLKFYAINNGVTNIFAPSCEKFNAEVVWEKSFRQKIRFRGGLTIRKGVFADGVVLENRQDAFFVPSADCPTVVATGKYIVIAAHAGRDCLLDKQKIHTGKRSRRNGSVVDAIMEKYIMAGEFIKDLRVFITCGIKAENFRHPINHPQYGKKNEVLINHLLTEYGEDCLKGNPEEGKISLDGLIKTQFLRHGVPPENLLADGIDTFSDNILDEHVWHSCARAKTQEEKGQRNGVFIFRKF, from the coding sequence ATGACTTTAACTTTCGCACCTGCGACACCGTTCAAAATAAATTCAGAAAAAGTAAGTATTTACCTTTTTGGCAAGCCTCACAATTTCAGTCCGCGCGACAACGCTGGAATCGTTACCGAAACTTTAAAGTTTTACGCTATTAACAACGGAGTTACGAATATCTTTGCGCCTTCATGCGAAAAATTTAACGCCGAGGTTGTTTGGGAAAAGAGTTTTCGGCAAAAAATAAGATTTCGGGGAGGTTTGACAATACGCAAAGGGGTCTTTGCCGATGGCGTTGTTTTAGAAAACAGGCAAGATGCTTTCTTTGTCCCCAGCGCCGACTGCCCAACAGTCGTCGCTACTGGGAAATACATTGTGATAGCCGCGCACGCGGGGAGGGATTGTCTTTTAGACAAACAAAAAATCCATACTGGCAAAAGGTCCCGAAGAAACGGGAGTGTGGTTGACGCCATAATGGAAAAATACATCATGGCCGGAGAATTTATAAAAGATCTGCGCGTCTTTATAACTTGCGGAATCAAGGCGGAAAACTTTCGCCATCCGATTAACCACCCGCAATACGGCAAGAAAAATGAAGTTTTAATCAATCACCTGCTTACAGAGTATGGCGAAGATTGCTTAAAGGGCAATCCGGAGGAGGGTAAAATCAGTCTTGATGGTTTGATAAAAACTCAATTTCTCCGACACGGTGTCCCGCCGGAAAACTTGCTCGCTGACGGCATAGACACATTCAGCGACAATATCTTAGACGAGCACGTCTGGCACAGCTGCGCCAGAGCAAAAACTCAAGAAGAAAAGGGGCAGAGAAACGGTGTTTTTATCTTCAGAAAATTTTAA